Proteins encoded within one genomic window of Campylobacter lari:
- the purH gene encoding bifunctional phosphoribosylaminoimidazolecarboxamide formyltransferase/IMP cyclohydrolase produces the protein MKALISVSDKEGVVEFASELTKLGYELLSTGGTYKLLKENNLQVQEVSEFTQSPEMFEGRVKTLHPKIHGGILYKRENEDHQKQAKDYNIESIDLLCVNLYPFKKTTILTQDFDEIVENIDIGGPAMIRSGAKNFKNVIVVCDILDYDKIIQALKDNTLDLDFRRALMIKAYEHTANYDAYIANYMNERFNGGFGASKFIVGQKVFDTRYGENPHQKGALYEFDDFFTHNFTTLKGEASFNNLTDINAALNLASAFDKAPAVAIVKHANACGFAIKENLLQSYIHALKCDTLSAYGGVVAINGTLDKELAQKINEIYIEVIIAANVDDDALEVFKDKKRIKIFTQKAPFLTRAYDKYDFKHIDGGFVYQDSDEVKEDELKNAILKSERKANEQELKDLEIAMKIAAFTKSNNVVYVKNGAMVAIGMGMTSRIDAAKAAINKAKEMGLDLNGCVLASEAFFPFRDSIDEASKIGVKAIIEPGGSIRDEDIIQAANEYGIALYFSGIRHFLH, from the coding sequence ATGAAAGCACTAATTAGTGTGAGTGATAAAGAAGGTGTTGTAGAATTTGCTAGCGAACTTACTAAATTAGGTTATGAGCTTTTATCCACCGGAGGTACTTATAAGCTTTTAAAAGAAAATAATTTACAAGTACAAGAAGTTAGTGAATTTACTCAAAGCCCTGAAATGTTTGAAGGGCGTGTTAAAACATTGCACCCAAAAATTCATGGTGGAATTTTATACAAAAGAGAAAATGAAGATCATCAAAAACAAGCCAAAGATTACAACATCGAAAGTATAGACTTGCTTTGTGTGAATTTATATCCTTTCAAAAAAACTACAATTTTAACCCAAGATTTTGATGAGATTGTAGAAAATATCGACATTGGTGGTCCTGCTATGATACGCAGTGGTGCAAAAAACTTTAAAAATGTCATTGTCGTTTGTGATATTTTAGACTATGATAAAATCATACAAGCTTTAAAAGATAATACCTTAGATCTTGATTTTAGAAGAGCATTGATGATCAAAGCTTATGAGCATACAGCAAATTATGATGCTTACATAGCAAATTATATGAATGAGCGTTTTAATGGTGGCTTTGGTGCAAGTAAATTTATCGTAGGTCAAAAAGTGTTTGACACAAGATATGGAGAAAACCCTCATCAAAAAGGTGCTTTATATGAATTTGATGACTTTTTCACACACAATTTTACAACCTTAAAAGGTGAAGCAAGTTTTAACAATCTAACCGATATTAACGCGGCTTTAAATTTAGCAAGTGCTTTTGATAAAGCTCCGGCAGTAGCCATTGTAAAACATGCAAATGCTTGCGGATTTGCCATAAAAGAAAACTTACTCCAAAGCTATATCCATGCTCTTAAATGCGATACCTTAAGTGCTTATGGTGGGGTTGTTGCTATCAATGGAACTTTAGATAAAGAATTAGCGCAAAAAATCAATGAAATTTATATAGAAGTTATTATTGCAGCAAATGTAGACGATGATGCTTTGGAAGTTTTTAAAGATAAAAAGCGTATTAAAATCTTTACACAAAAAGCGCCATTTTTAACTAGAGCTTATGATAAATATGATTTTAAGCACATAGATGGTGGTTTTGTATATCAAGATAGTGATGAAGTTAAAGAAGATGAATTAAAAAATGCGATTTTAAAAAGCGAAAGAAAAGCTAATGAACAAGAATTAAAAGATCTTGAAATAGCTATGAAAATTGCTGCATTTACTAAATCAAACAATGTAGTTTATGTAAAAAATGGAGCTATGGTAGCCATTGGTATGGGTATGACAAGTCGTATCGATGCAGCTAAAGCAGCTATTAATAAAGCCAAGGAAATGGGGCTTGATCTAAATGGTTGTGTTTTAGCAAGCGAAGCTTTCTTTCCATTTAGAGATAGTATAGATGAGGCTAGCAAAATAGGAGTAAAAGCCATCATTGAACCGGGTGGAAGCATAAGAGATGAGGATATCATCCAAGCTGCTAATGAGTATGGTATCGCATTATACTTTAGCGGCATAAGACACTTTTTACACTAA
- a CDS encoding methyl-accepting chemotaxis protein has protein sequence MFKSIGAKISLAMISTLLISFIIMQIILQKDSQQTTDRISRAHLDTLSTSVFQTLRMAMNLGDPAIIEQAIKDAGEIEGIKDIKIYPSKSTVELFEIQHFTKSDESIINEQFNKPEIKAVEINNEQGHYLRLIRPLIANKGCLACHANAKEGDVLGVMDMYNDLKHVDDDLASSARTYIIIFSVALLFTVFAVLYILKIVVGNPVLDLLKHAKELASGDGDLRARINIKSTDEIGKACTYINQFIEKIQNTVISTNKNSQMVDKQSKLLNANALDLANRTKEGHTKTDESYHLSEQIHTELQDLAELSNNANKANTKSFEVLNTMLDSLNQVVDKVKVVAENEDILSQKVEVMEKQAEEIKKASDMMGEIADKTNLLSLNAGIEAARAGEFGRGFSVIAEDVRNLAQNSEEFLKNIAIVTKQLVDSINEVSKELKHNANEINSLNQDAKELVEGTNEVKVCNENARDLANACMQKISSTQETLQSLLDKMQETVKLSDKNEEISKILLDVAHELNIVCQNLEDELKHFHV, from the coding sequence ATGTTTAAGAGCATAGGTGCAAAAATATCTTTAGCAATGATTTCTACATTGCTAATTAGTTTTATTATCATGCAGATTATCTTACAAAAAGATTCTCAACAAACTACAGATAGAATCAGCCGTGCACATTTAGATACTTTAAGTACTTCTGTTTTTCAAACATTAAGAATGGCAATGAATTTGGGCGATCCTGCTATTATAGAACAAGCTATAAAAGATGCTGGTGAAATAGAAGGTATAAAAGATATTAAAATTTATCCTTCAAAAAGCACAGTTGAGCTCTTTGAAATACAACATTTTACAAAAAGTGATGAGAGTATTATCAACGAGCAATTTAACAAGCCAGAAATTAAAGCCGTTGAAATCAATAACGAACAAGGACATTATCTAAGACTTATACGCCCACTTATCGCCAATAAAGGTTGTCTTGCTTGTCATGCTAATGCTAAAGAAGGTGATGTTTTGGGTGTTATGGATATGTACAATGATTTAAAACATGTAGATGATGATTTGGCAAGTTCAGCTAGAACCTATATTATAATCTTTAGTGTTGCTTTACTTTTTACCGTTTTTGCTGTACTTTATATTTTAAAAATAGTTGTAGGTAATCCTGTTTTAGATCTTTTAAAACATGCCAAAGAACTAGCTAGCGGCGATGGAGATTTACGCGCAAGAATTAATATAAAAAGCACCGATGAAATAGGTAAAGCTTGCACCTACATCAACCAATTTATTGAAAAAATTCAAAATACAGTGATTTCTACTAATAAAAATTCTCAAATGGTAGATAAACAATCTAAACTTTTAAATGCTAATGCACTTGATCTAGCAAATAGAACTAAAGAAGGTCATACAAAAACTGATGAATCTTATCATTTAAGTGAGCAAATTCATACAGAATTACAAGATCTTGCTGAACTTTCAAATAACGCAAATAAAGCCAATACAAAATCTTTTGAAGTTTTAAACACTATGCTTGACTCATTAAATCAAGTAGTAGATAAGGTAAAAGTTGTAGCTGAAAATGAAGATATATTATCTCAAAAAGTAGAAGTTATGGAAAAACAAGCAGAAGAGATTAAAAAAGCTTCTGACATGATGGGAGAAATTGCTGATAAAACCAATCTATTATCTTTAAATGCAGGTATTGAAGCTGCGCGTGCTGGAGAATTTGGTCGTGGCTTTTCAGTTATTGCTGAAGATGTAAGAAATCTTGCTCAAAATTCAGAAGAATTTTTAAAAAATATTGCCATCGTAACCAAACAATTGGTAGATAGTATCAATGAAGTTTCCAAAGAGTTAAAACACAATGCTAACGAAATTAACTCTTTAAATCAAGATGCAAAAGAACTTGTAGAAGGAACCAATGAAGTAAAAGTTTGCAATGAAAATGCAAGAGATTTAGCAAATGCTTGCATGCAAAAAATTTCAAGCACACAAGAAACTTTGCAATCTTTGCTTGATAAAATGCAAGAAACGGTAAAATTAAGTGATAAAAATGAAGAAATTTCAAAAATTTTATTAGATGTTGCTCATGAGTTAAATATAGTTTGTCAAAATTTAGAGGATGAATTAAAACATTTTCATGTATAA
- a CDS encoding META domain-containing protein, translating to MKKIITLSIASLAIFSGCSVANLSVDDLQNKEFTISSYEANGKNHELPQNTKASISFDNKDKRVFGVSGCNRFFGNYKDQGSSIKIEDNLASTKMLCDQESMKFENDFLRYFNGEFQIISDDDGIILENKKMKIYLK from the coding sequence ATGAAAAAAATAATCACATTAAGTATAGCGAGCTTAGCTATTTTTAGTGGGTGTTCTGTGGCAAATTTAAGTGTTGATGATTTACAAAATAAAGAATTTACTATAAGTTCTTATGAAGCTAATGGAAAAAATCATGAACTTCCTCAAAATACTAAAGCAAGCATTAGTTTTGATAATAAAGATAAAAGAGTTTTTGGTGTATCAGGATGTAATAGATTTTTTGGAAACTATAAAGATCAAGGAAGTAGTATCAAAATAGAAGATAATCTTGCTTCGACAAAAATGCTTTGCGATCAAGAATCTATGAAATTTGAAAACGACTTCTTAAGATATTTTAATGGAGAATTTCAAATTATTAGTGATGATGATGGAATTATTTTAGAAAATAAGAAAATGAAAATTTATTTAAAATAA
- the pyrF gene encoding orotidine-5'-phosphate decarboxylase, translating into MKLCVAFDVSSYDECISLAKELKGLDLWVKIGLRSYLRDGVKLLEAIKKVDDFKIFLDLKLYDIPNTMADACEELAKLDVDMFNIHASAGKSAMCMIMERLSVLSKRPLVLAVSALTSFDEQEFFSIYRQNIKQAVKEFSKISYESGLDGMVCSVYESLLIKENTNTNFITLTPGIRPFKENLDDQKRVADIQCAKDNLSDFIVVGRPIYKAKEPRMVCENILEHLK; encoded by the coding sequence ATGAAACTTTGTGTGGCTTTTGATGTGTCAAGTTATGATGAGTGTATTAGTTTGGCTAAAGAATTAAAAGGTTTAGATCTTTGGGTTAAAATAGGGCTTAGATCATATTTAAGAGATGGGGTAAAGCTTTTAGAGGCGATTAAAAAAGTGGATGATTTTAAAATCTTTTTAGATTTAAAGCTTTATGATATACCAAATACCATGGCAGATGCTTGCGAAGAGCTTGCTAAACTTGATGTGGATATGTTTAATATCCACGCAAGTGCAGGTAAAAGTGCTATGTGTATGATTATGGAGCGTTTAAGTGTTTTGAGTAAAAGACCTTTGGTGCTTGCTGTATCTGCTTTAACTAGTTTTGATGAGCAAGAATTTTTTAGTATATATAGACAAAATATCAAACAAGCCGTTAAGGAATTTTCTAAAATTAGCTATGAAAGCGGTCTTGATGGTATGGTTTGTTCGGTATATGAGAGCTTATTGATTAAAGAAAATACAAATACAAATTTTATTACACTAACTCCTGGAATTCGTCCTTTTAAAGAAAATTTAGATGATCAAAAAAGAGTAGCTGATATACAGTGTGCTAAGGATAATCTGTCAGATTTTATCGTGGTTGGAAGACCTATTTATAAGGCAAAAGAACCTAGAATGGTTTGTGAGAATATATTAGAGCATTTAAAATAA
- the nusB gene encoding transcription antitermination factor NusB yields the protein MATRHQVRQSIVSLLYAAQLNQENKDFINEFLDEKKIRNDQRKFTLDLYNGINEQLTLLDEKINECLKEHKLDGVASIEKAILRLGTYEILFTSTQKAIIINEAIELAKEMAGDNAPKFINGVLDKINKEKQ from the coding sequence ATGGCTACTAGACACCAAGTAAGACAAAGTATAGTTTCTTTGCTTTATGCAGCACAGTTAAATCAAGAAAATAAAGATTTTATCAATGAATTTTTGGATGAGAAAAAAATTCGCAATGACCAAAGAAAATTCACTCTAGATTTATATAATGGTATCAATGAGCAACTTACTTTGCTTGATGAGAAAATCAATGAGTGTTTGAAAGAGCACAAATTAGATGGAGTAGCTAGTATAGAAAAGGCCATTTTGCGTTTGGGTACTTATGAGATTTTATTTACTTCTACACAAAAAGCGATTATCATTAATGAGGCTATAGAGCTTGCAAAAGAAATGGCAGGAGATAATGCTCCTAAATTTATCAACGGGGTGTTGGATAAAATTAACAAGGAAAAGCAATGA
- the ribH gene encoding 6,7-dimethyl-8-ribityllumazine synthase, translating into MKIIEGNLSLKGDEKIAIINARFNHIITDRLVEGAKDAFLRHGGKEENLSLILVPGAFEIPFALKQACESKKFDGICCVGAVIRGSTPHFDYVAAETTKGIASVGLGTNIPVSFGVLTTDTLEQAIERAGSKAGNKGFEAMLTVVEMLNLIQKIKA; encoded by the coding sequence ATGAAGATAATAGAGGGAAATTTAAGTTTAAAAGGTGATGAGAAAATTGCGATTATCAATGCAAGATTTAATCATATCATCACAGATCGTTTAGTTGAAGGTGCTAAAGATGCTTTTTTAAGACATGGGGGCAAGGAAGAAAACTTAAGTCTTATCTTAGTGCCAGGTGCTTTTGAAATTCCTTTTGCATTAAAACAAGCTTGTGAGAGTAAAAAATTTGATGGAATTTGTTGTGTTGGAGCAGTAATTCGTGGAAGTACACCACATTTTGATTATGTAGCAGCTGAAACTACTAAAGGTATAGCAAGTGTAGGGCTTGGAACCAATATACCTGTAAGTTTTGGAGTTTTAACAACTGATACTTTAGAGCAAGCCATAGAAAGAGCAGGTAGTAAAGCAGGTAATAAGGGTTTTGAAGCTATGCTTACTGTAGTTGAAATGCTTAATTTAATCCAAAAAATTAAGGCTTAA
- the kdsA gene encoding 3-deoxy-8-phosphooctulonate synthase has translation MKKMILITGPCVIENEELVFKVAQELECFLKDGRIDFYFKSSFDKANRTSINSFRGPGLEKGLEILQKVKDKFGMQILTDIHESSQASVAAEVVDVLQIPAFLCRQTDLLVAAAKTKAKVNVKKGQFLNPEDIKYSVAKILQTRGIDEEGFEIAKENGVFVAERGSSFGYGNLVVDMRSLVIMRKYAPVIFDATHSVQMPGANGGSSGGKSEFVEPLARAAASVGVDGFFFETHIDPCKALCDGPNMLDLSRLKNCVNTLLKIQEII, from the coding sequence AAGAGCTTGAATGCTTTTTAAAAGATGGTAGAATTGATTTTTATTTTAAATCAAGTTTTGATAAAGCAAATAGAACTAGTATTAATAGTTTTAGAGGGCCAGGTCTTGAAAAAGGCTTGGAAATTTTGCAAAAAGTGAAAGATAAATTTGGCATGCAAATTCTTACTGATATTCATGAGAGTTCTCAAGCGAGTGTTGCGGCTGAGGTTGTAGATGTTTTACAAATTCCTGCCTTTTTATGCAGGCAAACTGATTTATTAGTAGCTGCTGCTAAAACAAAAGCCAAGGTAAATGTAAAAAAAGGGCAATTTTTAAATCCTGAAGATATTAAATACAGTGTAGCTAAAATTTTACAAACTAGAGGCATTGATGAAGAAGGTTTTGAAATAGCCAAAGAAAATGGAGTTTTTGTAGCTGAGAGAGGTTCGAGTTTTGGTTATGGAAATTTGGTCGTAGATATGAGAAGTTTGGTTATCATGAGAAAATATGCTCCAGTTATTTTTGATGCTACTCATAGTGTGCAAATGCCAGGAGCAAACGGTGGAAGTAGTGGAGGCAAAAGTGAATTTGTAGAGCCATTAGCAAGAGCTGCTGCTAGTGTTGGTGTAGATGGATTTTTCTTTGAAACGCACATTGATCCTTGCAAAGCTTTATGTGATGGACCAAATATGCTTGATCTTTCAAGACTTAAAAACTGCGTAAATACGCTTTTAAAAATTCAAGAAATCATTTAG